In Diabrotica undecimpunctata isolate CICGRU chromosome 4, icDiaUnde3, whole genome shotgun sequence, a single genomic region encodes these proteins:
- the Eno gene encoding enolase, with translation MPIKSILARQIFDSRGNPTVEVDLVTELGLFRAAVPSGASTGIYEALELRDNVKGEYHAKGVKTAINNINSTIAPELIKSGLEVTAQTDIDNFMLKLDGTENKSKLGANAILGVSLAVAKAGAAKKGVPLYRHLADLSGNKDIILPVPAFNVINGGSHAGNKLAMQEFMILPTGAANFTEAMRMGSEVYHHLKKVIKDRFGLDATAVGDEGGFAPNILNNKDGLELIKVAIANAGYTGKIEIGMDVAASEFHKEGKYDLDFKNPNSDKSKWISPDQLLDLYQEFIKEYPIVSIEDPFDQDDWPAWTKITAATTIQIVGDDLTVTNPKRIQTAVEKKACNCLLLKVNQIGTVTESIQAHNLAKANGWGTMVSHRSGETEDTFIADLVVGLSTGQIKTGAPCRSERLAKYNQILRIEEELGSAAKYAGKSFRKPQ, from the exons ATGCCCATCAAAAGCATCCTCGCTCGCCAAATCTTCGACTCTCGTGGTAACCCCACCGTCGAAGTCGATCTGGTCACTGAATTGGGATTGTTCCGTGCTGCTGTACCATCTGGAGCCAGTACTG GTATCTACGAAGCTCTTGAACTCCGTGACAATGTCAAGGGAGAATACCACGCCAAAGGTGTCAAAACTGCCATCAACAACATCAATTCCACAATCGCACCTGAGCTGATCAAATCAGGTCTAGAAGTTACTGCACAAACAGACATCGACAATTTCATGTTGAAACTCGATGGAACCGAAAACAAATCCAAATTGGGGGCCAACGCTATCTTGGGTGTATCTCTAGCTGTTGCCAAAGCCGGAGCCGCTAAGAAGGGAGTACCATTGTACAGACATTTAGCTGATTTGTCTGGAAACAAAGACATCATTTTGCCAGTTCCTGCCTTCAACGTCATCAACGGGGGATCTCACGCTGGTAACAAGCTAGCTATGCAG gaaTTCATGATTCTTCCAACTGGAGCTGCCAACTTCACAGAAGCCATGCGCATGGGAAGCGAAGTCTATCATCACCTCAAGAAAGTCATCAAGGACAGATTCGGCTTGGATGCTACTGCTGTAGGTGATGAAGGTGGTTTCGCCCCCAACATCCTCAACAACAAAGACGGTCTTGAACTCATCAAGGTTGCTATCGCAAATGCTGGATATACTGGCAAGATCGAAATTGGTATGGACGTTGCTGCATCTGAATTCCACAAAGAAG GCAAATATGACTTGGACTTCAAAAACCCCAACTCAGACAAAAGCAAATGGATCTCCCCTGACCAACTTCTTGACCTCTACCAAGAATTCATCAAAGAATACCCTATCGTTTCCATTGAGGATCCCTTCGACCAAGATGACTGGCCAGCATGGACTAAAATCACTGCTGCAACTACCATCCAAATTGTTGGTGATGATTTAACGGTCACAAACCCAAAACGTATCCAAACCGCAGTAGAGAAGAAAGCTTGCAACTGCTTGCTTTTGAAAGTCAACCAAATTGGTACTGTGACAGAGTCTATCCAAGCCCACAATCTTGCCAAGGCCAACGGTTGGGGCACCATGGTTTCCCACAGGTCTGGTGAAACCGAAGACACTTTCATCGCCGATCTTGTCGTTGGTCTTTCCACTGGTCAAATCAAGACTGGAGCTCCTTGCAGATCAGAACGTTTGGCTAAATACAACCAAATTCTCCGCATTGAAGAAGAATTGGGATCCGCAGCTAAATATGCTGGAAAATCATTCCGTAAACCTCAGTAA